The Physeter macrocephalus isolate SW-GA unplaced genomic scaffold, ASM283717v5 random_463, whole genome shotgun sequence genome includes the window GGGAGTTCAGTATACAAACATGAGTATGTTGAAAATAGTTATGTTGGGAattacctggcggtccagtggttaggacccctcCATTTAACTGCcaaggacatgggtttgatcccttgttggggaactaagatcctgcaagccacacagcacagccaaaaaaaaattcttctcaatttaaaaaaaagaaaatagttatgTCAAGGTCATGGAGTgggtaatttttctctttttctgaaattttttcttattgatttttcaacagcaaagaaaacaccttttgcagaaaaagtttaaGAACATAGGAAAAcgtttatttaatattaatgaataaaaatgtctattataaaagacatgtgtatatgtagagctatagacagacaaacaaaaaagacttggTGGATATGTGTAAAAAAATTACCAGTAATGTCTCTAGGTTGCTGACAatagatgatttatttttttctctatgattttttttttcctaaactttcTACAAAGACTGTGTCtcttttgagaattaaaatatcaatagatgaTATAGACAGATACGTGACAGATAGACGGAtaagtgggtgggtggatggatggaaagatgaTAGAGAGATGGGTAGGTGAAGTGggtggatgggtgaatggatggatggatggatggatagatggatggatggatagatagatagataacgtctctttccttctctcccttcctgccctcctttcttccttccttccttccttccaaattCCTTTCACTTGGGATGAAATCAACAGCACACCTTTTTCGAAAGGAAAGGTAGGCAGTTACAAAAGCTGCAAATCATCCTCCCTCAGCTCTATTCTGCTGCCCTAGGATGGGACGGGAGAGGAGATGCTCTGGTCCCCTGTGCCCACCTCCTAACCTGTTTACTCCAGGCTGTATTGTAGCAGGGGAGGGTGAACAGCATCACATCCAGTCTCAGAGCCCTGAGAACTGCACACACAAGGGCTCCAGAGTCTGGGTTTCCAGAGAGATGAGTGAGAAGATTAGGAACCCAGAAGGTTTCAGGTCTTTAGCACCAGGACTAACTGGAATACCTACAGGACCTCTCAGATGTTTaccttattcatttgttcattcacttatttgttgAGCAGCTACTACGTGACGTGTCTGCCCTGCTGGGGAAGATGCTCATGGGTGGATGACCCCAACGCCAGCTGTAAGTGCCAGATCTGCTCAAGTCCTGCGGGAGCTCGGGGAGGAGAGTGACCCGCCCCTCTGCCTGCGCAGGTAGGGACGTCTGATGTGGATCTGGAATGTGGTGGGATGTCATCAGACAGGTGATGGGAGTGAGGGTCTCCGTGGTCGGGGAATAGCGCTGGGAAAAGCATGGAAGCATGGGAAAAGAGAGCATTTTCAGAGAACAATAGGCCTTCCGTGCAGTAGGTACactgtgggggaggggcggggggctggcCATGTGAACACAGTACCCTCCCAGCACCCAGGAACCTCGCTGGCTCCCTGTGGACCCACCACTGCACTCACCCTGTGTGCCGTGGGCGACGCACAGGCACCGAAGGGTCTTAAGGGAAAGCGTGACGTGGTAACATCTATGCTTTAGGAAAACAAGTCAGAACTGTGCACACCCATCAATTCCCATCAGCCAAAGCCAAAAGTGCTGTTGTCaccgggtggggtggggtggggtggaggggggtgggagtTGGGTCCCCGGGATGGGCAGCTAAAACTCTGAAATACCCCCCGCTTCCGGGCATGACTGTTTCACTCATAGCTGAGCAAAAGTGAGAGAGCACCCTGTCGCCTGCCAGTTTCCTGCCCTCCCAGAGGCAGGGACAACGCCTCCACCCCACACAGTATGGCCTGGAATGAAACACGCCCATCTGGCAGCGTCCAGGGCCGGACGCTGACACACAGACAAGGCCAGCAGACGCTGCATGACAAGCCCTCCCGCCAGCTGAGGACCCCGCAGACGGCCACCGTCAGCGGCCACGGTGGTGGGCCTAGCAGCAAGGAATTCGGGGGTCATCTAACACCGGCCCTGCCCTTTCCTCTTTGTCCATCCTCTTTCCCTGGGCTGTGAGAGGTACGAATGGGCCGCGTGGAATCCCATGCCTGGTGAAGCTCTATAAAAGGAGCTGGGAGACTCAGCTGGGAGACTGTCCACCGCCAGCAGATGCATCTGACAAAGTGCTGAAACCTCAGCCTCCGCTGGTAGGGTGACTCCAGGGTGTTACCtcccaccctgggcctcagtgttcCTGACTGTGCGATGGGGTGGAGTGACGACGGGCCCCACCTGGGGCTGGGGATGAGAAACAGACCATAAAACTTGCTGTAAAACTCCCTACATCTATCAAGTGCTATTAAAGTAATGACGAGAGATTACGATCAAATTTGCAGGATGAATGCCTGCCCGTGCGGACCCTCCCAAGACCTACCCCTTGGCCCAGAGGCCCTGGAAGAACACAAGGCTACTACTGACATAAACAAGTTACAACGGCTTCCCTGCAGAGAAGAGCCAGACGCGGTGACCTGCCCGAGGACTGAGGGGTCATCAGGTTTTTTTCCAGGCACTTTTTGGCTGGGATTTTCATCCTAAACCTCACAAGATGCTCCAGCCTTTAATTAAGTTACCCAACCTCGCGCTCCCCTCTCTTCTCCACAACACTCCACGGAGCTCTGAGAGCACACGATTCTTGTAATTCCACATCTATAAATGCATAGTAAAGAGGGCAatctaaatattcttcaaaagatGGTTTcaaaaagaagggggaaatgtGGCAGCCTTAAGGAAGCAAATAACTGGGCATCACTGCCCATCCCGAGACAGCTGACAGCCACCTCGTTCCACTTTACAAGTGTGAAGTCATCCCTCCCGAGGAGAAAACTCTTTTGCAGGTAGGCTATGAATCCAGCTTTTCTTTCAGTATCAATGACAACAACAGTGTTTCTAAGGTGTAAAATTAGGCTTTGTCTCTTTACCATAACTcataaaataaaaccaaccaCTCCTacaagataactttttaaaataaagaagttgaGGGAGAAAACATTTTGACCGGTGCTGCTGGAAGGAGCACGCCTCCcttgaaaactttttctttttgcaaaactGCATTTCGAATGATAGAATGGTCACGGTACAAAAAcgtttatttaaattaaatattttagacaAATCAATATCTACAACCATTCCAAAGCATGTGTAGTTCTTACAGAAAATGGAACAGTTTAGCTTAATGTCTGTGATAATGTTTTATAAGATTATTAACATACATTCTGGACTGCACCAATCATATTGTCCATGATTTACTATTTATTACCAAATGTCGTATACAGTAATAGCATAAAGATTAATCACATAAGAGATTTTACAAGAGGactccttggaaggaaaaaaaaaaggatctttcaACAATATGAAATATAAGGTGAAACTAATAGgagaatatataaaacacttacaTATTTCATACAGGCAATAATATGCTgaaatcaaaagacaaacaactgTCCTTTAGCACACTGATAGGTATGTTCCTTCAAAGGAGgcttgggggaaggatggagatgTTCTGGGGATGGGGTCAGGGCTCAGAAATAGTTTCTGAATCACAGTGCATTTCTGTTCTTTGGGAAGTAAGTATAATAAAGGGAAGTTGCTTTGATGTGTGGGCTGAAGATGTTACCCAAAGCACCAGCTGGCTGGTGAGGAGAACAAATTCCCATTTCTGCCATAGGAATCATGCCTGCAATTTTCAGTCAAGGGATCTTTGAATTAGTGGCCAATTCAGGGGTGGAGAAcgagcagaagagaaaaaagaaattccaggaaagggagaaggagacaGCAGGAAGGAAGATCCTTTTGCATCTGCAGAAGGGAGAGCGTGATGAAATTTTGCTCAAGAAATCAACACATTCAGCTTGGAAGAAAGTGATGCTACTGTGCTGAAATTCTTTTCCAGTTCCCTGCTCTTTGGGTTGTTAGGAACAGAGGGTTGACGAGAAGTTGCCAAGGACGGCAAAGAGTATCTGGTTCAGGCTGTGCATGGagatgtgtgtgttgtgtgtgtctcACACACACTGTATATACTCAGGCTGTGTATATTCTCTTGAAAAGTGtgtgtaataaaaaaagaacttgtctaaaaaaaatatgtttgtttgtttgtttgaaatctTGGATTCAATCTCATCTTCAGTGATGCAGTTAACCCCAGGGGTTAATTTCCCCAATCAAGGTGAGTGTTCTTTCTCAAAGCGTCCTTTTGGAAGACTACGATCATATTGGAAGATTGTGACCAAGTGCAGCAGCCTGGTGTCCTTGGGCTGTGCATGGAATCGTCACCAGGTTGCAGGTGAATGAGCTCACTGAGGCCAACTTCATCTTCCCGTGTTAGCCTCGAGAGAATCCTAAATCAGAAAACCCTGGAGCAGAGGGGACCTTAGATGCGGAGTCTGTCCCTCACGCTACAGATGGGGGGGGGGATGggctggaaggggaggggaggggagtcgGGTTTCACCAGCCCCCTGAGGCAGAACTGGGATTGGATCCCGGGTCCCCTGAATCTTAGCCCAGGGCTCTCCTCACCTGGACGACCAAAGGTCAGGACGGCTGTACCCCTGCGGCTGTGTCAGAAGCAGGAGAGACGCGAATGCTCCCGGGCTTTTCCCGAATTTGTTTCCGGGATGAGGACTGGGAGGAGAGGTCAGTGAAAATTCTCCCGGGAAACAGTGTCTTTCAGCCACGACCGGGCCTGATTCCCAGGGCGTGGCCAATGAAAACTCATTTGAAGGAATATACTCGAAACGCAggctgcagggggcggggcggggcgggcggggaagggggcgggCGGAGGGGCCCCGGATCCGCAGAGCCGGTCGGCGGCCGCGCAGACCTGCCCACCCCGGGGCGCTGCTTAGCAGCTCCGCTCCGCGCGGGAAGGAGAGGCTGCGACCGGGCCGGGCCGGCCGGGCTGCCCCGGGCTCTATGACACGCTGTAGCTGTTGTAATACGTGGCCGTGGCATCAGCCAGCACGGAGATGAGGCTGGTCTCCGTGGGGCCCGTCGGTGTCACCTGCGAGACCGGGCCCTGCCCGCTGAGGGCCCCGGCCCCGGCGGCAGAGTCTGGGTGGCCAGGAGTGTTCAAGTACTGGTCGAACTCATTGCGATCCATGTCCCCCAGGAGTTCCACCTGGCTCAGCTGATCCAGGGCGTCGAAGCCGGGGTGCTCGGGAGGCGGGGAGAGCTGGCCCAGGTGGGCGTGGAGGTTGGAGTGGAGAGGAGGGTAGGCGGCTGGGGAGTAATAGGCAGGAGACGGGGGGCAGCCGGGCACGGTGGACATCATAGAGACGCCCGAGGACTGGCCGAGGGCCAGGGAGCCCAGGGGGTGGCCGCAGTGGAGAGGGCTGGGGGCGTACTCCGGAGAGTAGGGGGGCCCGGGCAGATGCGGGATGCGGCGGGAATGCGCATGCTCCTCCTggcagggggaggagaagaagctCTGCTCCGGCTCCAGCACGTCCAGGGGCGACATCTCCGGCGGGGTGGGCAGCCCGTAGGGATAGGCGTCCACGCTGCCCGgggtgccgccgccgccgccgccgccgccgccggccggGCCCTCGTGGAAGCAGCCCCGCAGGCCGGGCAGCGTGGAGCCCGGGGAGTACTCACCCCTGTCCTCCTTCTCCCCCGGCGCCCCCCGGCCGCCGCCCCGCTTCTCGGGCAGGGCGTTCTGGTCGCGGGAGAGCGAGCTGAGCAGGAAGCCGGGGTCCACGCGCTTGCACAGGCGCTTGGCCTGCTTCTTCCTGCGCGGCCGGTACTTGTAGTTGGGATAGTCCTGCATGTGCTGCAGGCGCAGCCGCTCCGCCTCGTCCACGTAGGGCCTCTTCTGGGACAGTGTCAGCGCCTTCCACGACTTTCCTGCTCACACAAGTCAGAGAAGGCCGCGTTCAGCCTCTGCGCGGCTCGGGACGGCCCGTGCACCTGTCTCCGACTCGGGCCTCGGAGCATCGCACATGCACACGCCGGCCGCCTCGGTCCCCCGGTCCCCCGCCCCCGCGGTCCCCCCTCCGCACAGGACGCACCGCACTCCTCGCATCCTCTTCCCAGCCCACGTCCTGCacgcacagtgaggccagacCAACCTCTTGCACGCCCCAAGGCGCTCGTACCAACTAGGTAGGCACACAGTCACTGGCACCTCTCCTGTCAAAGCCACCAGGTAACGCGAACGTATCAACAGTGTGGGATTCTCGGTGAAAGGCCCAACTGACCCAATGTCACCGACAGGACAAAAACATGTCACGACTACAACATTGATTTGGGCTGCCTTTACCCTTCGAGGGTCAGTGCTAATCATTTGTGCATTTTCGTGAAAACCCTGTCTTCCTCGATTATCGCTGGCCCATCAGGAAGTGAGTGATGCTATAATATTTATCTGTGGCATAAATCTCACAGGCCTTCTTGTCCGGGAACTCAGGCTCAGTCAATAGTTTTACAGATGGACGTAAATCACAGGATCTCACTTAGGGCATCAGAGGATTATCCCTTACATCTGAAGGTCAAATAGAACCCTACCGCATGCAacacgcacgcacatgcacacaagCTATGGCTTCCGGTTGTCTACTCAGGACCCTCTGACCATGGCAGGGGGCACCTGCTCAGCCACTGACTCCCTGTACAGGAGCAAATCCCTCACCTTCCCCTGGTCTCTGTTTTCCTcactataaaaaatatattgcgATGTTACGCAACTCAAAACTCTCTCCTGAAGAAGCATCGCACACGTGTACCCCACTGGTGCGAAAATGCTggttttacatgtattttctatTCATCCTTATTCACTTACGTGCTGTTTTGTGAATCGCTTTagtatctctttctctctcaaagtACATTGCACATTCCTCCCGCTGCAGGTTTTCTAAAGGCTGCTTCTGGACCCCTTAGATTGTTTACCTCCTAGGGTGGGCTTGGGATTCTATAACTTGACAAGTTCTCCCATGACTCTACTGTATCCTGAAGTCTGAGACAAACGAGCCCAGAGGGCAGCTCCCGCCTCCAAGCCCTGGAAGGAAAGGGGCCACATCTCCCACGCAGAGCACTCTGCACAGGGCCGAGTCCAGAGCTGTGTACTGGCTGGCCGTGTGTGCCGCGCCCAcagagggggctggaggagggtaATTATTCAAGGCGTTCTCCTGTTGGGATGAAAGTTTATAACTATTCCGACAGACTTGTCAATTAATACAATGAGCTCTCACTTAAAAAGGCAACTTGAAAAGTGTCAGGAACTCCAGATTTGGGGTTGGCTATTAGTTTCCAGAGTGTGGCTGAGGCCACAGTCGTGGCAAGAGGCCTAAGACCCAGATACACCCACACCCTGACTCTGGACTGAATATAAAATGTGACTCTAGTTTCTAAGTGCACCTGGATAGTGTAGTATTCATAAAATATAGGTTCATTTTTAAAACCACTAAATGTATAACTAACTGTCTTTACATGCTTTCTCACTCATAACATAAAAAATACCAGCGCTACTGGGTGAAGTTTTTAATGTTAAAGATTGCAGAGCTAATAGTCAAAAAAGTCTGGGCTCTCACATTCAGCCCCTTTCCTTTCCTAAGTCAGAAAGGAAAGGGCTGGGCGAGATCATGGGCTTGGGGTGGAAATAGATCATCCTGCTGCTCCCCTATTAGCAGGTGTAGAAAGTCCACATTTTTCAAAGCAACACCATGTTGGTTTCCTTTGCCTCGTGCCAGGGGCTGTGTGGTTAAGCAGGAAGGAATCAGTGTCTTTCCTGCAAAATGCACTGTAACCTCTGGAAGCCTAAGTGCCAACTGCCAACAAGGATCAGCTCACAGGAAGCGTTTGTCACCCAAGTCCCTTTGCCTGTCCTCTCCCTGAGAGCAGGCAGCCCTAATCCTGCAAGGCTCCCCAGCTTGAGTTCTCCCATTCCTGGACTTGGCCTGCTCTATCCTGCTCACAAGAGCTGTGCTTGGGCAAAAGGCATGGCACCTG containing:
- the SOX7 gene encoding transcription factor SOX-7, which translates into the protein MASLLGAYPWPEGLECPALEAELSDGLSPPAAPRPPGDKGSESRIRRPMNAFMVWAKDERKRLAVQNPDLHNAELSKMLGKSWKALTLSQKRPYVDEAERLRLQHMQDYPNYKYRPRRKKQAKRLCKRVDPGFLLSSLSRDQNALPEKRGGGRGAPGEKEDRGEYSPGSTLPGLRGCFHEGPAGGGGGGGGGTPGSVDAYPYGLPTPPEMSPLDVLEPEQSFFSSPCQEEHAHSRRIPHLPGPPYSPEYAPSPLHCGHPLGSLALGQSSGVSMMSTVPGCPPSPAYYSPAAYPPLHSNLHAHLGQLSPPPEHPGFDALDQLSQVELLGDMDRNEFDQYLNTPGHPDSAAGAGALSGQGPVSQVTPTGPTETSLISVLADATATYYNSYSVS